The genomic stretch CCGAGCGGGCCAGTCGTTGTCTCAATCCCGAGCCGGTGGTCGATCTCGGGATGACCCGCAGTAAGCGAGCCCCACTGCCGAAACGCCTTGAGGTCGTCAATTGTCAGCGGGAACCCGGCGAGGTGAAGTGTCGAGTAAAGCACCATCGATGCGTGCCCGGCAGAGAGAACGAAACGATCACGATCGTGCCATTGGGGATCAGTCGGATCGACCTTAAGAAACCGCGTCCACAGCACTACAGCCATGTCGGCCATACCCATCGGAGCGCCCGGGTGGCCAGAGTTAGCCCGCTGGACGGCGTCCATCGACAGCGTACGGATGGTGTCGGCAGCTAGATGCTCGACGGATTCGCTCACGGTTCCTCCAGGGTGTTGCCAACATCGTACAAGGGTGCACGGCCACGCCAGCGAGCGCAACCGGGGCGCTCACGGGCCGATTTGCGGGCGAGTTCGCAGCACCGCACGTTCCTTGCTCGTTGCGGATCAAAGCGATCGGCGCGAGGAATACCCCGCGAAGATGTAGGGTCTGCGCACCATCCCCTTTCTGGAGAATGTTTTGGACAACTCGTTGCTCGTCGGGACTCGCGTCGGCGGAATCATCGTGGGCGCATTCGTGCTCAACATCGTGCTCAAGATTGCGTTCGATCGGTTCTTCACCCGCGCCGAGCGAGGAGATGCTGAGCAGGTGGCGTCGCTGCGCCAAGCGGCGCGTATGGCCCAGAGAGTGGTCCTTGCCGTCATAGCCGGGCTGATCATCCTCGACACCGTCGGCATCGACATCGGTGCCCTCATTGCGGCGGTTGGCGTAATCGGGCTGGCAATCTCCTTCGGCGCTCAGCCGCTCATCCGCGACATCATTGGTTACATCTCATACGTGTTTGCAGACAACTTTCGCGTGGGAGAAGAGGTCAGAATGGACGGAAAACGCGGCCATGTACTCAAGTTCGAGTTGCGCGGAGTTGTACTCAAGATCAGCGACGAATCAACTGAGTGGCTGGCGTACGTTCCCTACAGCAAGATCGCCACGATCGAAAATTTTGACCGACCCATCAACGACGCCTGAGCCGGATAACCTCAACCCGCTAGTGGGCCGCAACGAGGTTGCGGGGTGAGTTGTTGCAGCGTTCGGGACTGGCTTCGGTGGCGATTACGACGTCCTCGATACGCATACCAAAACGGCCCGGGATGTAGATACCGGGTTCCACGGTGAACACCATTCCAGGCTCAAGTACCGTCTCGTTCCCCGCAACGATGTACGGGGCTTCGTGGACTTCGAGACCGATGCCGTGGCCGGTTCGGTGGATGAAGAACTCGCCGTAACCAGCGTCGTCGATGACTGCGCGGGTTGCCCGGTCAACCTCTTCGCAAGATGTTCCCACCGTCGCTGCACTCACACCAGCTTCCTGCGCTGCCACAAGCACGCCGAACGCCTCCCGATATTCGTCCGAGGCTTCCCCGACAACGAAGTTGCGTGTCGTGTCTGACATGTAGCCGTCCTTGCGACCACCGAAATCATATACGATGGTGTCACCGTCTTTGATGACGTAGTCACCCGGTTCGTGGTGCGGTGACGCACCGTTTAGGCCCGCAGCAATGATGGCGTCCCATGGCTCATCGCAGCCCTCCTCGTTCAACATGCCAGCGATCTCCCTAGCCACCTGCCTTTCGGTCTTGCCGCCAAAGCGGTGGTCTGCCAAGGCAACGGCGACCCGGTCGGCACAGCTCCGACAACGCGTAGTCGATCGAGTTCATCGGACTCTTTCACGCGTCGCAACTCTTCCATGAGCGGGCCTGCACTCGTCCAAAGTCGACCTTGGAGACGTTCTTGGAGCGCAAGTGTGAACCTGCTCCAGGTTGCGTCACCGACGGCGAGCGAGGCGCCACTTCCAACGAAGTCGGCGACGCGAGCGATCGGATCATCAGTCTCATCCCACGGAACTACTTCGAACGCGCCGCCAAGGTCGTCGACTCGGGGAGCCTCAAGTTTGGGAACTACAAGCTTGGGAACCTCGCCAATTCTAAGAACCGCCATCGTGAGACGTTCGAACGACGTCGTCTCGTAGCCAATGAGCCATGGCATGTCGGCACCCACGGACAGCAACACCGTATCGACCCCATTAGTTGGCATGGACTCGAACAACCGGTCGATCCGCGCTGCATGGTCGAACGACATCGGTCTCTACACGTGTGCCTGGGCGTGGACGTCCTTGGCGTGATACGAGGACCGC from Acidobacteriota bacterium encodes the following:
- a CDS encoding M24 family metallopeptidase; protein product: MADHRFGGKTERQVAREIAGMLNEEGCDEPWDAIIAAGLNGASPHHEPGDYVIKDGDTIVYDFGGRKDGYMSDTTRNFVVGEASDEYREAFGVLVAAQEAGVSAATVGTSCEEVDRATRAVIDDAGYGEFFIHRTGHGIGLEVHEAPYIVAGNETVLEPGMVFTVEPGIYIPGRFGMRIEDVVIATEASPERCNNSPRNLVAAH
- a CDS encoding mechanosensitive ion channel — translated: MDNSLLVGTRVGGIIVGAFVLNIVLKIAFDRFFTRAERGDAEQVASLRQAARMAQRVVLAVIAGLIILDTVGIDIGALIAAVGVIGLAISFGAQPLIRDIIGYISYVFADNFRVGEEVRMDGKRGHVLKFELRGVVLKISDESTEWLAYVPYSKIATIENFDRPINDA
- a CDS encoding aminopeptidase P family N-terminal domain-containing protein; translated protein: MSFDHAARIDRLFESMPTNGVDTVLLSVGADMPWLIGYETTSFERLTMAVLRIGEVPKLVVPKLEAPRVDDLGGAFEVVPWDETDDPIARVADFVGSGASLAVGDATWSRFTLALQERLQGRLWTSAGPLMEELRRVKESDELDRLRVVGAVPTGSPLPWQTTALAARPKGRWLGRSLAC